In Syntrophales bacterium, a single window of DNA contains:
- a CDS encoding chemotaxis response regulator protein-glutamate methylesterase — protein MIKVLIVDDSAIVRNVFTKELSTYPDIEVVGTAPDPFVARDKIVQLKPDVLTLDIEMPRMDGLTFLKKLMKYYPVPTVIVSSLTPKGSAMSLEALDVGAVDVVAKPGGSYSVADIRAELVDKIRAASVANLSRDRSQEKQETVVERTTVKRSMTETTNKVIAIGASTGGTEAIKAVLTKLPADMPGVVIVQHMPANFTAAFADRLNGICQMTVREAKNNDPVVPGTALVAPGNFHMILRRSGAQYYVEVKTGPMVHHQRPAVDILFKSTARYAGANAVGVILTGMGSDGAEGLLEMKKAGAKTIAQDEKSCVVFGMPKEAIKAGAADRVMSLTSIAGEIIRMV, from the coding sequence ATGATCAAAGTGCTCATTGTAGACGACTCGGCCATCGTCCGGAACGTATTCACAAAGGAGCTGTCCACCTATCCGGACATCGAGGTGGTCGGCACCGCACCGGATCCCTTCGTCGCCCGGGACAAGATCGTCCAGCTCAAGCCGGACGTTCTGACCCTGGACATCGAGATGCCCCGGATGGACGGGCTGACCTTCCTGAAGAAACTGATGAAGTACTATCCCGTTCCCACCGTCATCGTCAGCTCCCTGACGCCCAAGGGCAGCGCCATGTCGCTGGAGGCCCTGGACGTCGGGGCCGTGGATGTCGTGGCCAAGCCGGGCGGCTCCTACTCCGTGGCGGATATCCGGGCCGAGCTGGTAGACAAGATCCGGGCCGCTTCCGTCGCCAACCTGTCTCGCGACCGGTCGCAGGAGAAACAGGAGACCGTCGTGGAAAGAACCACGGTCAAGCGGTCCATGACGGAGACGACCAACAAGGTGATCGCCATCGGGGCCTCCACGGGCGGCACGGAGGCCATCAAGGCGGTCCTGACGAAGCTTCCCGCGGACATGCCGGGCGTCGTGATCGTCCAGCACATGCCCGCCAATTTCACCGCGGCCTTTGCAGACCGGTTGAACGGAATCTGCCAGATGACGGTGCGCGAAGCGAAAAACAACGATCCCGTGGTGCCGGGCACGGCCCTCGTCGCGCCGGGCAATTTTCACATGATCCTCCGGCGCAGCGGCGCCCAGTACTACGTGGAGGTCAAGACGGGCCCGATGGTGCACCACCAGCGACCCGCTGTGGACATTCTCTTCAAGTCGACCGCGCGATACGCCGGCGCCAATGCCGTCGGCGTCATCCTGACAGGGATGGGGAGCGACGGCGCGGAAGGGCTCCTGGAAATGAAGAAGGCAGGGGCGAAGACCATCGCCCAGGACGAGAAGTCCTGCGTTGTTTTCGGAATGCCGAAGGAAGCCATCAAAGCCGGCGCAGCGGACCGGGTCATGTCCCTGACCTCCATCGCCGGCGAAATTATCCGAATGGTATGA
- a CDS encoding response regulator, with protein MSFNILITDDSLSMRAVIRKVINLSGIPVAECFEAANGRQALEILSRHWVDVIISDINMPEMNGMELLQELKRDKLFQEIPVIMVSTEGNRERIEEAERMGARGFLKKPFVPEELRSELYRILGLTEEGTYQDDSGTSDF; from the coding sequence ATGTCCTTCAACATCCTCATCACCGACGATTCGCTTTCCATGAGGGCCGTCATCCGCAAGGTCATCAACCTGTCGGGGATCCCCGTAGCGGAATGCTTCGAGGCGGCCAACGGACGCCAGGCCCTGGAGATCCTTTCCCGGCACTGGGTGGACGTCATCATCTCCGACATCAACATGCCGGAAATGAACGGAATGGAACTATTGCAGGAGCTGAAGAGGGACAAGCTGTTCCAGGAGATTCCCGTGATCATGGTCTCCACCGAGGGAAACCGCGAGCGGATCGAAGAGGCGGAGCGCATGGGTGCCCGGGGGTTTCTCAAGAAACCCTTTGTACCGGAGGAGCTGCGGTCGGAGTTGTACCGCATCCTGGGACTCACCGAAGAAGGGACATACCAGGACGACTCGGGAACCAGTGATTTCTAA
- a CDS encoding protein-glutamate O-methyltransferase: MTLFQSATELKDNEYDKISRLVYEQCGICLHEGKKDLVKARLGKRLREGGFKSFLDYYKYVTTAEGTEELITMIDSISTNVTYFFREEKHFQKLTALLPELAREKEKKGRTEAIRIWTAGCSTGEEPYSVAMCLSEGLRDRPVPFQITATDISTRVLRTAMQGVYPADKVKGVPPPMMKRYFQYGTGASEGQLRVKPELRRQISFERFNLMEVPRFTHPFDLIFCRNVMIYFDKKTQSGVVRRFHDVLLPGGHLFIGHSETLTGLDHQFHYVQPSIYRK, translated from the coding sequence ATGACACTCTTTCAGTCCGCCACAGAACTGAAGGATAACGAGTACGACAAGATCAGCCGTCTCGTCTACGAGCAGTGCGGCATCTGCCTGCACGAGGGCAAGAAGGACCTGGTCAAGGCAAGACTCGGCAAGCGCCTGCGGGAAGGGGGGTTCAAGTCCTTCCTGGATTACTACAAGTATGTGACGACGGCGGAGGGAACGGAGGAGCTGATCACCATGATCGACTCCATTTCCACCAACGTCACGTACTTCTTCCGGGAGGAAAAGCATTTTCAGAAACTGACGGCCCTCCTTCCCGAGCTTGCCAGAGAGAAGGAGAAGAAGGGAAGGACGGAGGCAATCCGGATCTGGACGGCGGGCTGCTCCACCGGCGAGGAGCCCTACTCCGTCGCCATGTGCTTGAGCGAGGGTCTCAGGGACCGGCCCGTGCCTTTTCAAATCACCGCCACGGACATCTCCACCCGTGTTCTCCGCACGGCCATGCAGGGCGTGTACCCGGCGGACAAGGTGAAAGGCGTCCCTCCGCCGATGATGAAACGGTACTTTCAGTACGGCACGGGCGCATCCGAGGGCCAGCTCCGGGTCAAGCCGGAACTCCGCCGGCAGATCAGCTTCGAGCGGTTCAACCTGATGGAGGTCCCCCGTTTCACGCATCCGTTTGACCTCATTTTCTGCCGGAACGTGATGATCTATTTCGACAAGAAAACCCAGAGCGGGGTCGTCAGGCGCTTTCACGACGTCCTTTTGCCCGGCGGCCACCTCTTTATCGGCCACTCGGAAACCCTGACGGGCCTGGACCACCAGTTCCACTACGTGCAGCCCAGCATTTACAGGAAATAG
- a CDS encoding methyl-accepting chemotaxis protein: MKKRSLNFKLITGGILIVLIPLIVVGTFSAWKSSEALTDISENQVELVAKNVSGLVNMALLEEIKLISGIAADVNVIEATSGKIDGATQRLTATMKKIGHDYETIFVTDSTGAIRADGVGGSYVGINIGERDYFAAAKAGKANVGSVIKSKKTGSPVAVVAAPIVGGNGEFRGIVAVALKIDFLVEQIVSVKIGKTGYAYMTDHVGTVIAHPKKEFILELNATKMQGMEKISQRMIAKDTGTEKYVFNGVAKIAGFAPVQLTGWSVCFTQDQQEFLAAAHMIRNFILVIAVGFLALTVVGVLFFARSISRPITHSADQLGEAAQQVSAAAGEVSASSQSLAEGASEQAAALEETSSSLEEMSSMTKQNAGNASQADALMKQANTVVKKANDSMEHLTSSMREITAASEETSKIIRTIDEIAFQTNLLALNAAVEAARAGEAGAGFAVVAEEVRNLAMRAAEAAKNTSGLIEGTVKKIREGSDLVGKTSEAFSEVAVNSAKVGELVGEIAAASSEQAQGIDQINKAVAEMDKVTQQTAANAEESASASEEMNAQAEQMKQVSMELLSVIGGSSSNGHGALHLSEGPARKLRLPTLKRPPAAGTAPAKGMKPKDIIPLEDGEFKDF, from the coding sequence TCTCGGAAAACCAGGTCGAGCTCGTCGCAAAGAACGTAAGCGGACTCGTCAACATGGCGCTCCTGGAGGAAATAAAGCTCATCTCCGGGATCGCAGCCGACGTGAACGTAATCGAGGCGACAAGCGGCAAAATCGACGGGGCGACCCAGCGCCTGACGGCAACCATGAAGAAGATCGGCCATGACTACGAGACGATCTTCGTGACCGATTCGACCGGCGCGATCCGCGCGGACGGCGTCGGCGGATCCTATGTCGGCATCAACATCGGCGAACGGGACTATTTCGCCGCGGCGAAGGCCGGCAAGGCAAACGTCGGGTCCGTCATCAAGTCCAAGAAGACGGGGAGTCCCGTCGCGGTCGTGGCCGCCCCCATTGTGGGAGGCAACGGCGAGTTCCGGGGGATCGTGGCGGTCGCCCTGAAGATCGACTTTCTCGTCGAGCAGATCGTCTCTGTCAAGATCGGGAAGACAGGGTACGCCTATATGACCGACCACGTGGGTACCGTCATCGCCCACCCGAAGAAGGAATTCATCCTGGAGCTCAACGCTACCAAGATGCAGGGCATGGAAAAAATCTCCCAGCGGATGATCGCGAAAGACACCGGCACGGAGAAGTATGTCTTCAACGGCGTCGCCAAGATCGCCGGCTTCGCCCCGGTTCAGCTCACCGGCTGGTCCGTTTGCTTCACCCAGGATCAGCAGGAGTTTCTCGCGGCGGCCCACATGATCCGGAACTTCATCCTGGTCATCGCCGTCGGCTTCCTGGCCCTGACCGTCGTGGGCGTCCTCTTCTTCGCCCGCAGCATCAGCCGTCCCATCACACACTCTGCCGACCAGTTGGGCGAGGCGGCGCAGCAGGTTTCCGCAGCGGCGGGTGAGGTCTCCGCCTCCAGCCAGTCCCTGGCGGAGGGAGCCTCCGAGCAGGCGGCGGCCCTGGAAGAGACCTCCTCCTCCCTGGAAGAGATGTCCTCCATGACGAAACAGAACGCCGGCAACGCCTCCCAGGCGGACGCCCTCATGAAGCAGGCCAACACCGTCGTGAAGAAGGCCAACGATTCCATGGAACATCTGACCAGCTCCATGCGGGAGATCACTGCGGCGAGCGAGGAGACCTCCAAGATCATCCGGACCATCGACGAGATCGCCTTCCAGACCAACCTCCTGGCCCTGAACGCGGCCGTGGAGGCGGCGCGGGCCGGGGAGGCCGGGGCGGGATTTGCCGTCGTGGCGGAAGAGGTCCGGAACCTGGCCATGCGGGCCGCCGAGGCCGCGAAGAACACTTCGGGCCTGATCGAGGGCACCGTCAAGAAGATCCGGGAAGGGTCCGATCTGGTGGGGAAAACAAGCGAGGCCTTCAGCGAGGTTGCCGTAAACTCCGCCAAGGTCGGGGAGCTGGTCGGGGAGATCGCCGCCGCCTCCAGCGAGCAGGCCCAGGGCATCGACCAGATCAACAAGGCCGTCGCGGAGATGGACAAGGTCACCCAGCAGACGGCGGCGAACGCCGAGGAATCGGCCTCCGCCTCGGAAGAGATGAACGCCCAGGCTGAGCAGATGAAGCAGGTGTCCATGGAGCTCCTTTCCGTCATCGGCGGCAGCAGCTCCAACGGGCACGGTGCCCTACATCTGTCGGAAGGTCCTGCGCGAAAGCTCCGCCTTCCGACCCTGAAGCGTCCCCCCGCGGCCGGCACAGCCCCGGCAAAAGGGATGAAACCCAAGGACATCATCCCCCTCGAAGACGGCGAGTTCAAGGATTTCTAA